Within Lagopus muta isolate bLagMut1 chromosome 1, bLagMut1 primary, whole genome shotgun sequence, the genomic segment ACATGGAAAGAGATCCCAGAAACACAGCGTTACTACAGCAGAGGTCAGGTActggcagcagaaaaaaaagctatgtgTGAAAACCAACCACCTTCAAATAACACAGACAATTTCCTGCAAAGCATTTATCCACGTGAAAATACATTGATTGCTACAGAGCTTAAGAAGAATTCAAATtgattttttccatgtattttaCACTAATCTACTATTAAAGTAATTATAAAAAGCTTGTTTGTATATCCTGTATCTGACTTGTTCGCTTGCTCCAATTACTAAGCGCACATGGATCCTCCACTGTCTTAAGAACTCCATAGAAAAATCCCTCTTCTGTTTGAAAAGGCAAAGCCTACCACTCAGatacacaaaaacaaaatttgaaaatagTGCAAACAGCTCAGTAAACAATGCTGATTACATGTGATGTAAGAGATCTCTCATGCAAACCATTATTTTACTAAAATAGATTCTCTCAAATCTACCTGAATTACTGCTGTGTTAAAATAACAGTTTACTCTTGCTTTTGCTCAAATATAGTCTCCTTTAAATTGTCTCTATATTTCTCTGCAGAATATGGAAGTCTTAGCAATCTCCCAAGCCACAGCTTTCAGAATTCAAATACACAACACTAAGTGATCATTTTAACAGtggcagaagcagctctgtAAACAAACTCCAGTGTTAAAACCTACTGAAAACCAAAAGAGAAACCTGGAAATTTGCACAAGTGGATCCCATATACACCAGGAAGAAACTTGCCAGGGTATTTCTACAAACCCCTGCTACAGCttttcctgctctcctgccaCAAACACAGCTCACATGAAGCCCTGGGTTTGACATACAACCCAGAGCACTCTGACTGATGCTTGTGCAGCTTTTTTCTTACCGCCCTCACTTCATATTGGCTACAGCAATCCCAGAGTAGAGCAACTGTGCAGCAGGCAGACACATTTTCCAGGGAAACAGGAGGGTGGAAGGAGAGCTTTGCCTCCTACGTGGAGATTAAACCTCAGCGAGTTTACCCAGAGCACTTCTGGATGAGGTCTACGTTTATGAGCTTAAAGGaaatagggaaaataaatacacatacagATTAAATATTAAAGTCTGTCTATAACCACGCTTTGATAAATATACAATAGAATTAAATCCTCTCCTCAGTACGTTATGTACCAAATTGACGTGGCCATGTTTCTGGCATTACCCCTTTGTTTACTTTGCAGGAAGACAGTAGTCAGTCCCCAGCTCGGCTGCCCCACTCCCGCTCCCAACCCGGCTGATGGGAGCTCTGCCATACACGCCAGGTTTTCTCTGTCACTGCCTCCCACAGCCCTCCCCCTGTTTTCCCCCTCTGCCTTGGGGTCAGCAGTTTGGAGACTGTTGTGGAAATAGTTGTTGTTGTAGTTCCCAACAACAGTTTGGTTTGCACTTAGGGCCATAGGTGGTCTAGAAAACCcgttatttctgtgaaaatcagtTTGCAAAGAAACACACACAATAGCCTGTGTGTCCTAGGCTGTGAATTCAAATCTGGCCTTGTATAGGGCAACGCAACCCATACGCGCAGCATCTGCACCGCTTCAGGTCACGACATACGAATCCCGAAAATGACcccagcaaaaacaaaagcaaccgCCAAATAACACTCTGCCCTCAGCCCTTCAAGTCATTCAGAATAAGCGTGCATCCTTTAAAACTTTGCCATCTCATTCAACAATCCTCTCGCGTTAATTAGGTTCAACGCTTGCTCTGCCAGCGCTGGAGCTCTCATCTTTTCCATCTTCCTGTACTTCCtatcaaaagagaaaatattttcttcttcaaaatcaACTGgctaggaagaaaacagaaggaaaaacattgCAAGCGTGGCTCTTACAGACTGTCACTTTTCGCACATAATTGATGACCTCTGTCAGCAGCACGGATGCAGAAGCAACACGTATTTACCTCCAAGCAACCGCTTCTGCGCACTATGTCGTTTCACCCAGCCAGCCCATAAACATCTATTACAGCTCTATATGCATACAGGTTTAAAGTACCGTGTCTTGAATAAATACAACAGCAAAGAGAATCCCTACGGTGCCTCATCATTAACTTTTAATCCTTGACAGATTGGCTGTTCTGGGCCCTCCCCAGCCAGCATTCACTTGTGTACGAATTCCCGCTTGTTAGGAAGAGGCGGGTTGCTAtttgggggggagggtggggggggggagaggaggggaggaggagagcagggagggaagggtgtcctttgttcttccctttttaagaaaaaaaagagcaggaaaaccaGCACCTCAACAAAGGAACAGCTACAGAATTAAAACATGCATTCTCCCTCGGCCCTCGTTTCACATTTTGTTGGCTTGCTTTTGTCATTGAACACAGAACGTTGGTGCCCCGATACCCTCCCATCACTCCCGGAGGCGAGCCCAGCCGCCATGGGGCGCGCTCCAAGCAAGATGCACAATGCCACATGGGGCAGCCTGGGTGCACAGCAACTGCTGGACATACGGGGAgaattttttggttttgtttttaatttaacattCACCATGATTCAGTGTTAAACTTTTGCAAGAGATAAGAGATATCAAAATTTAGATATTCAAAATAACCCTTCTAATTTTGTTATGATTGACCTTCTTAGCCTGAGTGCCAGGGATTTTTCTGTAATCTCCTGTCCTCACCCCAACTCGATCATTTTACATtgttaaataatatttagaaGCTGTATTAACATGAATTATTTTGGCCACGTTTTCTAAACACTTTCTGAAATCTTACATGAGAAAACTCTGAAGTATAACCCAACCATGGCAACAACGTAAACATCAGCTTCTTTGGGGTATCCCGAAGTAAACACTCATAGCAGCCCAGAAGAATTTAAACACAAAGGAATATCCCCAAAGTAAACTTTTCCTTCATACAAAGAGGCAGCAAGCTCCTTCAAGACTGGTGATTACAGCATGCATTTAGGAAAGGAGACTTTAAAGAAAGAGCGATGAGAGAGCGCTCTCTGCCACAAAACCCAGTCCCACTGTGAGGAATAAACCCACTCCAGCCAAGCACCATTTGGTGTAGCTACTCACCTTTCACAGCGCTTGCTTCTTTCAGGTTGTGAGACAGAAAGTCTATGCTGGCGTAGGCGCTCATCTCCACTCCATTGACACCTCCGTTCAGGACATGCCTGGCTTTCGACCTGGCTTTGTCACAGCCTGCCAGGCTGCCGTCTACCAAGTCGACGGCGATGTAGTTGAGGCCGTTCTGGAAGCCAGCCGAGGTCTCCCGGCACAtggggctgctgccctgctcctcctccaggCCTTCGCTTTTCCTGAGGGACACGTTCTCCACCGAGGCTGAGTTGTGCCTTTTGGGGTTGTGTGCAAAAGAGGGGGACACGGGGGTCAcagtggtggtggaggagaaaGTTTCCGAGCTGTGCCTCCTGCGCCCCTGGGGGTCAGCCCGGATGACCTTGGCCCCACGGTTGGGGTCTGGGGGTGGGCTGGAAAGAATGAAGGCCTCCACCCCAGAGAGGGTGAGCCTCTTCACCCCGGCTGTTGGGCTGGTGACCCGGGCACTTTCTGGCTTCTGAACGATGGGTTGGGGTGGGGTAGTGGCCATGCCGAAGGTCATCTCAGTATAATCTCCGCTGTCGGATGGGCTGGACAGACAGGCCACCCCCCCAGCCGCCTTCATGTAGCGCCCATCAGGCTGGCTGGTGCTGGAGGAAGAGCCAGGTGAGAGTGCTTCCAAAGAGCCCACCGAGACCGTGCCTGACTGGGAGGGTGATTGTGAGCTGAAGTCGATGTTCATGTAGTCGGAGAGAGGGGAGCGCCTCTGCCCTGTGCCCGAGCCCAGGGAAGAGGCTGGGCTGTCGGTGGGCAGCGAGGGGGGAGAATAGACAGCGGCATCCCCAAAGTCAATGTTGATGTATTCCCCGGGGCTCTTGGGCTCGGGAGGCAAGGGGTGCTCGTTCATGCTGGGCAGCATCGTCCGCAAGGTCTCCAGAGACAGGCGGCTGGGCCGGACAGCCCTCTGGCACCGCTGGCTGAGGAAGCCCTCGGTCCGGCTGTGCCGCAGGGGCGAAGGCACCGTGTGGCTGGAAGGGGCAAAGGTGCCGGCTGGGGATGGAGCCACTCCGCACATTGCCTCCTCAGGGATCATCCTGCCCGGAGAGTTCATGAACACATACTGGTCGCTGTCCTTAGCCAGGCCCTGGCTCTTGTAGGAGCGGGGCAGGGAGCTGTAAGAGTAGCAGCCGGGCTTTAGGGGCTCGCCAGCCCCGTGCCCCGCGGGGACAAAGAAGAAGTCCGGGGGGGTGAGGGAGGGAGCCTGGGACCCCTGATGGGGGTCCCGAGGGGACATATTGATGTAGTCGCCGTTGCTCAGCCTCCCATCCGAACTCTCCATGGACAGCTTGGAGCCGCACCACATCCTCATGTAGCCGCTGTCGTCGGGGGAACTTTCCCCTGGCGAGCTGGTCTTGTAGCTGCTCCCGTTGCCGGGGGAGCCGCCTCCCACCCCCGCTCGGGGCTGCAGAATCTGCTTGGGGGCCGACACGCTGGTGGGGCTCATAGGCATGTAGTCATCGCCACCCCGCCCCCCCCGACCAAGGGCCGCGGCCACGCCGGGGGTCATAGGCATGTAGCCATCATCATCTCCGCCCCCGCCTCCGCCTCCCCCCCCTGCCGGCGGCCCCAGGTTGGTACTGCTGCTGCCGGAGCTGCGGTGAGAGCCGATCTCGATGTCCCCGTAGTCCTCGGGGTAGGGGGTGTAGGTGACTTTGGGGGAAGCCCCGGCCGGGCAGGAGGGGAAGAGGCGGCCGGCGCTGCCGGCGAAGGTGGCCCGCATTAGCGTGTACTCGTCCAGGGAGGCGGAGGAGACctgcggcggggcgggccgTTGCCGGCACGGGGTGGTCAGCGAGTAGGTCCGCTTGCGGTGGCCCCGGTCAACCTCGGGGCAAGGCCGGTAGCAGAGACGGCCGCTCGGGGGCCGCTCCATCGCCATGTAGCCATACAGGTCGGTGCCGCCGCCGGAGTCCCGCACCGGGGGGGTCTCGGCCACCGATTCCGGCGTGTTGCTGCGGTTGCTGgcggtggaggaggaggagaagggccGCGGGTCGCCGCCCGGGCTGGAGCCGTACTCGTCGAAGGACATGAAGCCCGCGTCGCTGGGCGAGCCGGACACCGAGGCGCTGCCGCTGGACGGGCGCTGCGGGTGATGCGGGTGAGCCGGCTCGGAGCCCAGGCCGCTGCTGGAGGAGAGACTGACGGGGCTAGTGGCGGAGGGGGGCGAGTGGGAGGCGGGCATGGACATGGAACGGCTGCTTTGCAGCCCGCCCCCGGCCAGCACCGGCAGCAGCTTCCCCGCCGGCCGCCCTCCGCCGCCGCTCAGCGTGTGAGAGCGGCTGAGTGGGGTCCGCACGGGGCCGGGGCTCATGGGGCTGCCGGCAGCCGAGCCTACCCGGCAGCCGTCGCCCTCGCTGGCCGTCCGCACCCGGCACGGCGCGGCCCTGCTGCCGGCGGCCAGGCTGTCGGTGCGGGAGCGGCGGAGCAGGCCGGTCTGGCTGGGCGGCAGGTTAACCAGGTGGTGGTGCCGGCGGCCCGGCACGGTGATGGGGTGCGTGGCCGAGGGGCCGCCGCCTCCGGCCGCCCCCCCGGAGGAAGAGGAGGACGACGACTGGCTCTTGCTGCGGGGCCGGAACTCGGACAGCTCCTTTAGAGCCTTCATAGCCTCCAGGATGGTCTCGTGGATGTTCTGGGCCACCACCGAGTCGTCCGCCTGCATCCACAGCTCGCCGGGCCCGGTGGCGGCCGAACGGCCCACCTCAATGAAGAAGAAGCTGTCCGAGTGGCCGCAGCGGCGGATGTTCATCAGCTGCAGCGTGACCGAGGGCAGCTCGCAGTTGAGGCGCACGAAGCCGATGGTGCGGGCCGAGAGGCAGAGGCGGTGCACGCCGGTGAGGTTCTTGCTCTGCCCCAAGCCCTTGGGCTTCAGTGTCACCTGCCAGACCTCCCGGTaggcggcggcggccggcgTCACCAGCCCGTAGTCGGACTCCTCGCCGGCGGCCAGCGCGGCGAAGGGCGAAGGCAGGGGGCGGTGCGGGGAGCCGGCGGCCGCCTTGCCCTCGCTCAGCAGGTCGGTGAGGGCGCGGTAccagccctcctgctcctgctcgTTCTCGGCCGCCACGGCGAAGTACTCGTCCTTGGTGTAGAGGGCGATGAGGTACTTGTGCTTGGCGTCCGCCCGCTTGTTGATGTTGAGGCACGAGTCCAGCGCGATCACCCGCTTGGGCGCCCCGGACTTGTTCCTCCATTTCTTCTCGCTCTCGTAGTACTCCAGCCGGGCGCCCCCCGCctcctccccgccgccgcctgGGCCGCGCAGCACGAAGAAGCGCTTGTGGCCGTGCTTCTGCTTGCGCAGGTAGCCGCACTTCCTCACGCCGcggttgttgttgttgttgttcaggtTGGGGCCGGGCGGCAGCCCCGGCGCGGCGGGGCTCGCCATCCCCCGGCCGTGCGCTGCCGACGCCGAGCGGGGCTGGGGTTGAGCGGCTCCGCCGCGGGGAGAGCGCGGCCGCCCGGGCTCCTCAGCCGCGCCGGGGCCGGCTCTAAGCAGCGGGCGCAGCGGGCGCTGCCGGCGGCCGCCCGGCGTCCTGCCCGCCTCGGCTCCCGGCGGCGGCGCCCGgccggtgctgctgctgccgcgGCGGCTGCTGCCTGTGCCGGCGGGAGCGTGGCAGTGAGTAACGCATCGCGCACCGAGTGCCCCAACTAAAGAGCAAAACAACACGTGACCGCCGAGTTACCGAGGCGCTCGCACACCGAGACGGGGCGGGACAACGCCGCCGCCGCTCTCGCCCCGCATTGGCCGCCACGCCGCTCGAAGGACGGCTCTATCCGCCAATCAGGCGACGGGGCGGGCCCTGAGGAGCGAGGCGGCAAGCTACCATTGGCCTTCCGGCGCCTCGCCTACCCCCGCCCACGGCCCCCGGCTCCCCTCAGGCGctgccccgccccgccccgcctccCCGGAGCGTGCCTGCGGCGCGAGAACAAACGCGCCCGGCGAGCTCGCGCGCGAGGCGGCCGTTGGGGCCGTTGGCGGGGCGGCAGCGGGATGTAGGGCGCGCGGGGGGCCGCTGCCGATGGGGGTGGCTGCGGCGAGCGGTTGCTGAGGCTGCGTTGTAGGCTGAGCCTCTCCCGGCGCAGCCCTCTGTCGCCACCGGGTTCCCCCCCGCAGCGGAGCTTCCGGGCGTGTGCGCGCGGTTCCCCCTCACACGCGCGCTGACGTGCGTCAGCCCTCCCCACGCACGCACGCAGCGCCCACGCTCGCAGTCCCTCCACCTGGCGGGTGCGCATCCCACCCCCGCCGCTATCTGCGTGCAGCGGGGAGAGATGCACAAAGCAGTTCTTCCGTTGAGGCGGGGGTCACGCGTGccgcctcccctccccaccccccctctACACACCTCACCCCGCGCGGCCCCCTGGGGGCCTCCCGTTGATGCGCCGGGATCAATGGGCTCCTTTCTCCTCCCGAAGGAGGAACGGCGGGAGGGGGCCCCGAGGGGGGCAGACCCGAGGGGTCTGATGCACATGTCCGGGGGGAGGAGGAACGTGGGGGTTACGGCCGTCGCGAAGAGAGAAAAAGACGAaaataaaggacaaaaaaaatgaggaaagtgCTGCTAGGGAGGTGCTCCTCGCTCTCCCTCCCGCCCGCTGCCCGGGTCATCGTAACCCGATTAGAAATCAACAGCAGAACGGGAAGGGCTGGGGAAGACCACTGCGACCGCAGCACCGGCAGGCTGAGGGAAACCGGGAGAAGGACCTCTGCCTTCGTCATATGGGGAGTGCTTGCATTTACGTATGAGGTCGTAGTCACCTGCTTCTATTGGcggctttttgtgtgtgtgtgtttttttgtttgtttttttgttttttaagaaagggaacGGGAGAGAAGAGCAACCTCCTCGGAACGAGAAGGAGTGCCGTGGGGGCAGCTCCCCAGTGCCGGCAGTGCCTGCCCGTCTGCTGCCCTCGCTGGACTCCGCGTTGGGAAAATGGGAGGAATAGGGAATGGTAAATGCGGATGATACGTTCTGATTGCATAACAGATCTCAAGATCCGCATGAAAAATCAGGAATTGTCGCTTTTCTACCTAGAGCTGCACTAAGTCTACTTGAAGACTTAAGGGGAGCAAAGTTAGGTGAGCAACTGCTGCCCCTCCGAGC encodes:
- the IRS2 gene encoding insulin receptor substrate 2 isoform X1, with translation MASPAAPGLPPGPNLNNNNNNRGVRKCGYLRKQKHGHKRFFVLRGPGGGGEEAGGARLEYYESEKKWRNKSGAPKRVIALDSCLNINKRADAKHKYLIALYTKDEYFAVAAENEQEQEGWYRALTDLLSEGKAAAGSPHRPLPSPFAALAAGEESDYGLVTPAAAAYREVWQVTLKPKGLGQSKNLTGVHRLCLSARTIGFVRLNCELPSVTLQLMNIRRCGHSDSFFFIEVGRSAATGPGELWMQADDSVVAQNIHETILEAMKALKELSEFRPRSKSQSSSSSSSGGAAGGGGPSATHPITVPGRRHHHLVNLPPSQTGLLRRSRTDSLAAGSRAAPCRVRTASEGDGCRVGSAAGSPMSPGPVRTPLSRSHTLSGGGGRPAGKLLPVLAGGGLQSSRSMSMPASHSPPSATSPVSLSSSSGLGSEPAHPHHPQRPSSGSASVSGSPSDAGFMSFDEYGSSPGGDPRPFSSSSTASNRSNTPESVAETPPVRDSGGGTDLYGYMAMERPPSGRLCYRPCPEVDRGHRKRTYSLTTPCRQRPAPPQVSSASLDEYTLMRATFAGSAGRLFPSCPAGASPKVTYTPYPEDYGDIEIGSHRSSGSSSTNLGPPAGGGGGGGGGDDDGYMPMTPGVAAALGRGGRGGDDYMPMSPTSVSAPKQILQPRAGVGGGSPGNGSSYKTSSPGESSPDDSGYMRMWCGSKLSMESSDGRLSNGDYINMSPRDPHQGSQAPSLTPPDFFFVPAGHGAGEPLKPGCYSYSSLPRSYKSQGLAKDSDQYVFMNSPGRMIPEEAMCGVAPSPAGTFAPSSHTVPSPLRHSRTEGFLSQRCQRAVRPSRLSLETLRTMLPSMNEHPLPPEPKSPGEYINIDFGDAAVYSPPSLPTDSPASSLGSGTGQRRSPLSDYMNIDFSSQSPSQSGTVSVGSLEALSPGSSSSTSQPDGRYMKAAGGVACLSSPSDSGDYTEMTFGMATTPPQPIVQKPESARVTSPTAGVKRLTLSGVEAFILSSPPPDPNRGAKVIRADPQGRRRHSSETFSSTTTVTPVSPSFAHNPKRHNSASVENVSLRKSEGLEEEQGSSPMCRETSAGFQNGLNYIAVDLVDGSLAGCDKARSKARHVLNGGVNGVEMSAYASIDFLSHNLKEASAVKGSTGRWKR
- the IRS2 gene encoding insulin receptor substrate 2 isoform X2, translated to MASPAAPGLPPGPNLNNNNNNRGVRKCGYLRKQKHGHKRFFVLRGPGGGGEEAGGARLEYYESEKKWRNKSGAPKRVIALDSCLNINKRADAKHKYLIALYTKDEYFAVAAENEQEQEGWYRALTDLLSEGKAAAGSPHRPLPSPFAALAAGEESDYGLVTPAAAAYREVWQVTLKPKGLGQSKNLTGVHRLCLSARTIGFVRLNCELPSVTLQLMNIRRCGHSDSFFFIEVGRSAATGPGELWMQADDSVVAQNIHETILEAMKALKELSEFRPRSKSQSSSSSSSGGAAGGGGPSATHPITVPGRRHHHLVNLPPSQTGLLRRSRTDSLAAGSRAAPCRVRTASEGDGCRVGSAAGSPMSPGPVRTPLSRSHTLSGGGGRPAGKLLPVLAGGGLQSSRSMSMPASHSPPSATSPVSLSSSSGLGSEPAHPHHPQRPSSGSASVSGSPSDAGFMSFDEYGSSPGGDPRPFSSSSTASNRSNTPESVAETPPVRDSGGGTDLYGYMAMERPPSGRLCYRPCPEVDRGHRKRTYSLTTPCRQRPAPPQVSSASLDEYTLMRATFAGSAGRLFPSCPAGASPKVTYTPYPEDYGDIEIGSHRSSGSSSTNLGPPAGGGGGGGGGDDDGYMPMTPGVAAALGRGGRGGDDYMPMSPTSVSAPKQILQPRAGVGGGSPGNGSSYKTSSPGESSPDDSGYMRMWCGSKLSMESSDGRLSNGDYINMSPRDPHQGSQAPSLTPPDFFFVPAGHGAGEPLKPGCYSYSSLPRSYKSQGLAKDSDQYVFMNSPGRMIPEEAMCGVAPSPAGTFAPSSHTVPSPLRHSRTEGFLSQRCQRAVRPSRLSLETLRTMLPSMNEHPLPPEPKSPGEYINIDFGDAAVYSPPSLPTDSPASSLGSGTGQRRSPLSDYMNIDFSSQSPSQSGTVSVGSLEALSPGSSSSTSQPDGRYMKAAGGVACLSSPSDSGDYTEMTFGMATTPPQPIVQKPESARVTSPTAGVKRLTLSGVEAFILSSPPPDPNRGAKVIRADPQGRRRHSSETFSSTTTVTPVSPSFAHNPKRHNSASVENVSLRKSEGLEEEQGSSPMCRETSAGFQNGLNYIAVDLVDGSLAGCDKARSKARHVLNGGVNGVEMSAYASIDFLSHNLKEASAVKAS
- the IRS2 gene encoding insulin receptor substrate 2 isoform X3 — translated: MASPAAPGLPPGPNLNNNNNNRGVRKCGYLRKQKHGHKRFFVLRGPGGGGEEAGGARLEYYESEKKWRNKSGAPKRVIALDSCLNINKRADAKHKYLIALYTKDEYFAVAAENEQEQEGWYRALTDLLSEGKAAAGSPHRPLPSPFAALAAGEESDYGLVTPAAAAYREVWQVTLKPKGLGQSKNLTGVHRLCLSARTIGFVRLNCELPSVTLQLMNIRRCGHSDSFFFIEVGRSAATGPGELWMQADDSVVAQNIHETILEAMKALKELSEFRPRSKSQSSSSSSSGGAAGGGGPSATHPITVPGRRHHHLVNLPPSQTGLLRRSRTDSLAAGSRAAPCRVRTASEGDGCRVGSAAGSPMSPGPVRTPLSRSHTLSGGGGRPAGKLLPVLAGGGLQSSRSMSMPASHSPPSATSPVSLSSSSGLGSEPAHPHHPQRPSSGSASVSGSPSDAGFMSFDEYGSSPGGDPRPFSSSSTASNRSNTPESVAETPPVRDSGGGTDLYGYMAMERPPSGRLCYRPCPEVDRGHRKRTYSLTTPCRQRPAPPQVSSASLDEYTLMRATFAGSAGRLFPSCPAGASPKVTYTPYPEDYGDIEIGSHRSSGSSSTNLGPPAGGGGGGGGGDDDGYMPMTPGVAAALGRGGRGGDDYMPMSPTSVSAPKQILQPRAGVGGGSPGNGSSYKTSSPGESSPDDSGYMRMWCGSKLSMESSDGRLSNGDYINMSPRDPHQGSQAPSLTPPDFFFVPAGHGAGEPLKPGCYSYSSLPRSYKSQGLAKDSDQYVFMNSPGRMIPEEAMCGVAPSPAGTFAPSSHTVPSPLRHSRTEGFLSQRCQRAVRPSRLSLETLRTMLPSMNEHPLPPEPKSPGEYINIDFGDAAVYSPPSLPTDSPASSLGSGTGQRRSPLSDYMNIDFSSQSPSQSGTVSVGSLEALSPGSSSSTSQPDGRYMKAAGGVACLSSPSDSGDYTEMTFGMATTPPQPIVQKPESARVTSPTAGVKRLTLSGVEAFILSSPPPDPNRGAKVIRADPQGRRRHSSETFSSTTTVTPVSPSFAHNPKRHNSASVENVSLRKSEGLEEEQGSSPMCRETSAGFQNGLNYIAVDLVDGSLAGCDKARSKARHVLNGGVNGVEMSAYASIDFLSHNLKEASAVKE